GGCTTTTTTTAAAAGCTATTTTAGCTTTAGGCGAGCTTACCAGTTCTCAGGAAGATTATCAAGCGTTTTTACCCATTTGCGAAAAGGCTATTCAGTTGGATTATTATGAAGAGGATTTTCACTTACTATATATGGATACATTGATGTATGTTGGGGAAAAAAAGACAGCTCTTCAGCATTATGAACAAGTAACAGGTTTTTTATATCACGAGATGGGCGTTAAACCTTCCAATGCCATGAAATCAATGTACAAAAGAATTCTCTCTACTCAAGAAGTTCATAACTCCCTTGATTCCCTCCATGCAGAGCTAGAAAAGAATACTACTTCCGAAACTGCTTTTTTCTGCGAACCAACGATTTTTAGATCTATCTACGAGCTGGAATGGAGACGAAGTGAACGAGATGGATATCAAACCGTCATTGGTCTTCTGACAATTACCAATTTAGATATTAACGAATCTTTGAATAAAAACATGCTGAAAGATTTCGGGAGTCATCTTATCCGTTCTCTACGCAAGGGAGATGTTGTAACCAAATGGAACAATACGCAGTTTTTAGTCTTATTACCAGGATTAACAGAAGATTTAATGAATCAAGTTGTTTCTCGGATTCTCACCTCTTATAACCGTATAAACGAAACTTTTCCAGCAGCTATTAAATTTGAAATACGACAAGTACTACCACCTCAAAATATCATTTCAGATAATTCGAGTTCAAAATTACCAGCAATTCCTAAGCATTCATCCGATGCGTAGCTGATCCTTTTCAGCTACGCATCTTTGATAACACCATGAATAATCAACCGATGTGTTGCTTCATAGATAGGGTCACAGGTAATTAACGTAACCACTCGATCCCTGCGATTACGATTAAGAACTGATACATCATCTGGTTCAACTATTTTAATCTCATAGACAATATAGGTAAACCTTTCTTTTGGGGTAGAAATAATAATTTCATCACCTAACTCTATTTCATTCAACCTATTAAAAAACCTACCATAAGTGTGACTCCTATGAGCGGCAATTGCGGCATTACCGATTTCTCCAATAGGTGTTGTCCCTTCCATCAGCGCGGCAGCAACCCTTAAATTTTCTTGACTGGCACCTAAGACTACTGGCATTTCAGCATTTATCTTTGGTATTTCCAGTGTTCCCAAAAGTTTTCCTACCTCCCCTTCTTGAACTTTCAGTTCCACCTCTTCTTCTATTTCCTCCTCTTCTTCATAGGTTTCAAAAATATTTTGTAATCCTTCGTATTCTTCTGCTACATCTTCATTGGCAGAAATAGGCTCTTCTGTTAATGAATTTTGTTGTTCTAGCTCTCTCATTAATCTCGCTTGTCCAAATCCACCATACAAGTAGTTTGCTAAAGGATAGAGAGCTATTAAAACACCTGCTATTATCAAAAAAAGTGAAAGTTTTTTCATTAAAATCTCCTCTTCTCCTTCTTTATTCTTCTCTCAAAGCTTTCTGAAAGATTCGCCACACAATTATCTTATATCTTATATCTTATATAAAGTTAATACCCTATTATAACAAAAGTATCTTCTCAGTCATCAACTCTCACAGTATTTAAGCAAAATAATCGTCGCTGCCTTTCACCCTTCGATATATTGATCTTTTTCAATAAAAACCCTTCCCAAACCACTATTTTCCAGTATTTATACGTTTTCAAAAAATCCGCTTATCATTTGTTAAAATTTTATTTTTTATTTATATCGCTGAGAATACATTATGCCAATGCTTTCATCAAATAAGCCCGCCTAATTAGTCAGCATATTCGGTAGATTGAAATGACTCAAAGATTCTCTTATGTTATAATTCTATTAGTTGTGTGAAAATAATCAAAAGGAGTGATATCGAATGCAATGTTGTGGAGGAAATGGCCTACAGGCTCCGGAACAAACGGTTTCTAATTCAGATTTATCTTTGATTAAGTCTGTTCTCGATCAGTATAAGGATAAACCTGGAAGCTTAATTACTATTTTGCAAAAATCTCAAGACATATATGGTTATTTACCCATAGATGTTTTAGATCATATTGCTGAAGTAACCGGCATCAAGGCACCGAATGTTTATGGAGTTGCTACCTTTTACACCCAATTCCGACTTGAACCCATCGGCAAATATCTAATTATGCTCTGCATGGGAACTGCTTGTCATGTCAATGGCGCCGGTCCTGTCTATGATGCAATCTGTGATGAGTTAAAAATTGTTGATGGCGAAACAACAGAAGACGGTCTCTTCACCTTGAATAATGTTGCCTGTCTGGGATGTTGCAGTCTGTCACCTGTTATGATGATCAATGGAGAAACGCACGCAAAACTTACTCCGGATAGTACACGTAAAATCCTGCGTGAATTACGCAAGTATGACAA
This portion of the Tindallia magadiensis genome encodes:
- the nuoE gene encoding NADH-quinone oxidoreductase subunit NuoE codes for the protein MQCCGGNGLQAPEQTVSNSDLSLIKSVLDQYKDKPGSLITILQKSQDIYGYLPIDVLDHIAEVTGIKAPNVYGVATFYTQFRLEPIGKYLIMLCMGTACHVNGAGPVYDAICDELKIVDGETTEDGLFTLNNVACLGCCSLSPVMMINGETHAKLTPDSTRKILRELRKYDKEQTGKEA
- a CDS encoding class D sortase; this translates as MKKLSLFLIIAGVLIALYPLANYLYGGFGQARLMRELEQQNSLTEEPISANEDVAEEYEGLQNIFETYEEEEEIEEEVELKVQEGEVGKLLGTLEIPKINAEMPVVLGASQENLRVAAALMEGTTPIGEIGNAAIAAHRSHTYGRFFNRLNEIELGDEIIISTPKERFTYIVYEIKIVEPDDVSVLNRNRRDRVVTLITCDPIYEATHRLIIHGVIKDA
- a CDS encoding BTAD domain-containing putative transcriptional regulator, which gives rise to MTSKCDQINITTLGNFDVIKGDQSLLSMHPGSKKIWELFKFMLTYRGRSFTPESLVDALWPTEDYSDPRGALRRQMHRLRQLLHESGVEHQCGTLIVFRNGYYQWNTDSVTYVDCELFEKAIEKADSFKRSDPVKALLHYREAVSLYKGEYLPDCSEHQWVFSVRNLYRRLFLKAILALGELTSSQEDYQAFLPICEKAIQLDYYEEDFHLLYMDTLMYVGEKKTALQHYEQVTGFLYHEMGVKPSNAMKSMYKRILSTQEVHNSLDSLHAELEKNTTSETAFFCEPTIFRSIYELEWRRSERDGYQTVIGLLTITNLDINESLNKNMLKDFGSHLIRSLRKGDVVTKWNNTQFLVLLPGLTEDLMNQVVSRILTSYNRINETFPAAIKFEIRQVLPPQNIISDNSSSKLPAIPKHSSDA